TGGTCCATCGCCTGGACCGCGACACCTCGGGTCTGTTGATGATTGCCAAGAAACGCAGCATGTTGCGCCATTTGCACGCTGCCCTTCGCGGCGACGGTGTCGACAAGCGCTACATGGCCCTGGTCCGCGGTCATTGGGCCACCGCCAAGAAGCAGGTCAATGCGCCGTTGCTCAAGAGCAACCTGCGCTCCGGCGAGCGCATGGTCGAGGTCAACGACGAAGGCAAGGAAGCGCTGACGATCTTCCGCGTGCTGCGCCGTTTTGGCGAATTTGCCACCATTGTCGAGGCGCGGCCGATCACCGGTCGTACCCACCAGATCCGCGTGCATGCCCTGCATGCCGGGCATTGCATTGCTGGCGACAGCAAGTATGGCGATGAAGATTTCACCCGTGAAATCCGCGACCTGGGCGGCAAGCGCCTGTTTCTGCATGCTTATGCCCTGACCGTGCCGCTGCCCGATGGCGGCGAGCTCAAGCTCGAAGCGCCGGTAGACGAAATGTGGGCCAAGACCGTGGAGCGCCTGGGTGCAGCGTAATTACGACCTGCTGATCTTCGACTGGGACGGTACCCTCGCCGACTCCATTGGCCGTATCGTCGAGGCCATGCACCTGGCCGCCGGTCGCGCCGGCTATGCCATCTGCGCGGATGACGCGGTCAAAGGTATCATTGGCCTGGCGTTGCCCGAGGCCATCAGCGTGTTGTATCCGCAGCTGGATGCCGAGCAGATCGTGCAGTTTCGCCAGCACTATGCCGACGTCTACATGGCCCTGGATGACCAGCCTTCGCCGCTGTTCGAGGGCGTGGTCGAGTCGCTGGAGGCCTTTCGTGCCGAGGGTTATCGCCTGGCGGTAGCCACCGGCAAGGCCCGGCGCGGGCTTGATCGGGTGTTACGCGCCAATGGTTGGGAAGATTACTTCGATATCACCCGTGCAGCCGACGAAAGCCGCGGCAAGCCGCACCCGCAGATGCTTGAGGAGATTCTTGCCCATTGCCAGGTCGAACCGCAGCGTGCATTGATGGTCGGAGATTCTTCCTTCGACTTGTTGATGGCCAGCAATGCCGGCATGCATTCGGTGGCGGTGGGTTACGGCGCCATGTCGCTTGAGGCCTTGAGTGCCTTCGGGCCACAGGTGTGTATCGATCATTTTTCACAGTTGCAGGCCTGGCTTCGCTGCACGCCTGCAGCAGTACATTCCAGGGTAGGTGAGCATGGCTGACGAGTGGAAGGCGCCCAGCGCCGAAAGTAACGACAGCAACGAAGAACAGAAGAGCTGGAAGCTGCTGGAGAAAACCCTCCTGGCCGGTGTTCAGGAGCAGCGTCGGGCGCGGCGCTGGGGGATCTTTTTCAAGCTGCTGACCTTTGTTTACCTGTTCGGCATTTTTGCCCTGTTCACGCCTTTGATGAACATGGACAAGGCGGCCTCGCGCAGCGTCAGCCATACCGCGCTGGTCGAGGTGCGCGGCATGATCGCCGACCAGGAGCCGGCCAGTGCCGACAATATCGTCAGCGGCCTGCGCGAAGCGTTCAAGGACCCGAAAACCAAGGCGGTGATCCTGCGTATCAACAGCCCGGGCGGCAGTCCGGTGCAGTCAGGTTACATCTACGATGAAATCCGCCGCCTGCGTGCCGAATACCCGACGATCAAGCTGTATGCGGTGATCAGCGATCTCGGCGCTTCCGGCGCTTACTACATCGCCAGTGCCGCTGATCAGATCTACGCCGACAAGGCCAGCCTGGTGGGCTCCATCGGTGTAACGGCGGCCGGTTACGGTTTTGTCGGCACCATGGAAAAGCTCGGCGTCGAGCGTCGTACCTATACCGCGGGTGAGCACAAGGCCTTCCTTGATCCGTTCCAGCCGCAAAAGCCTGAAGAGACGGCGTTCTGGCAGGGCGTGCTGGAAACCACCCACAAGCAGTTCATTGCCAGTGTCAAGCAGGGTCGTGGCGAGCGCCTCAAGGACAAGGAGCACCCTGAGCTGTTCAGTGGTCTGATCTGGTCGGGCGAGCAAGCCATGGCCCTGGGCCTGGTGGATGGCCTGGGCAGCGCCGGTTACGTGGCACGCGAGGTGGTAGGGGAGAAGGAGCTGGTTGACTTTACCGTCGAGGAGTCGCCGTTCGATCGCTTCTCCAAGCGCCTGGGGGCCAGTGTGGCCGAGCACCTGGCGATGTGGATGGGCTTTCAGGGGCCATCGCTGCGTTGATTGCCTGATGCATTGAAAAAGCCGACCGTCGAGGTCGGCTTTTTTGTGCGCGTCAGGGCAGGCTGACGCCTTCGGCCTGCAGCATGTCTACCAGGCGGATCAGTGGCAGGCCGATCAGGCTGGTGGCATCCACGCCGTGGGTGCTCTGGAACAGGCTGACGCCCAGGCCTTCGGCCTTGAAGCTGCCGGCGCAGTCGTAGGGCTGTTCGGCGCGCAGGTAGCGCTCGATGCGTGGCAGGTCCAGTTCGCGCATGTTTACCGTGAACGGCACGCAGTCGACCTGGCAGTGGCCGGTGGCGCTGTTGAGCAGCGCCAGGCCGGTGAGAAAGGTCACATGGTTGCCGCTGGCTGCCAGCAGTTGCTCGCAGGCGCGCTCGAAGGTGTGCGGCTTGCCGAGGATCTGCTCGCCGAGCACCGCGACCTGGTCGGAGCCGATGATCAGGTGCCCGGGATGGCTGCCGGCCAGGGCCTGGGCTTTCTCCCGGGCCAGGCGCTTGACCAGCTCAAGGGCGGGCTCTTCGTCCAGCCGATGTTCATCGATATCCGGCGATGCCCAACTGAAGGGCAGGCGCAGACGCTCGAGCAGTTCGCGTCGGTAGGGTGAGCTGGAAGCCAGTAATAAAGGCAGCATGATAGACTCCTGAACAGGTGAAACGATTCTAACATGCTGAACGGAGCCGAATTTCCTTTGACAGGGGCGGGGGTCATCCCTAGAATGCTGCGCCTATGTTGAATGACCCGATTCCACCTCACGTTGACCCGCGCAAATTGGCCGATCGTGGTGTTTCCCTCGAAGGAACACTGCAGCTCGCCGATTTGGAGAGACTCTGCGACCCGCTTTCCGACACTGTCGGTACGGTGCAGGCTAAATTCGATTTTGAGCGCGACGAGCAGAAGGCTGTGGTTATCCACACCGACCTGCGCGTCGAGGTCAAGATGGTTTGCCAGCGTTGTCTTGAGCTGGTCACCCTGCC
This portion of the Pseudomonas sp. SORT22 genome encodes:
- the rluC gene encoding 23S rRNA pseudouridine(955/2504/2580) synthase RluC, with the translated sequence MTTTAPPTSGVQLIEVAPELAGQRIDNFLVTKLKGVPKTLIYRILRKGEVRVNKGRIKPEYKLQAGDIVRVPPVRLPERDEPVPVAQGLLQRLEAAIVYEDKALIVLNKPAGIAVHGGSGLNFGVIEAFRQMRPDAKELELVHRLDRDTSGLLMIAKKRSMLRHLHAALRGDGVDKRYMALVRGHWATAKKQVNAPLLKSNLRSGERMVEVNDEGKEALTIFRVLRRFGEFATIVEARPITGRTHQIRVHALHAGHCIAGDSKYGDEDFTREIRDLGGKRLFLHAYALTVPLPDGGELKLEAPVDEMWAKTVERLGAA
- a CDS encoding HAD family hydrolase, which translates into the protein MQRNYDLLIFDWDGTLADSIGRIVEAMHLAAGRAGYAICADDAVKGIIGLALPEAISVLYPQLDAEQIVQFRQHYADVYMALDDQPSPLFEGVVESLEAFRAEGYRLAVATGKARRGLDRVLRANGWEDYFDITRAADESRGKPHPQMLEEILAHCQVEPQRALMVGDSSFDLLMASNAGMHSVAVGYGAMSLEALSAFGPQVCIDHFSQLQAWLRCTPAAVHSRVGEHG
- a CDS encoding S49 family peptidase, which encodes MADEWKAPSAESNDSNEEQKSWKLLEKTLLAGVQEQRRARRWGIFFKLLTFVYLFGIFALFTPLMNMDKAASRSVSHTALVEVRGMIADQEPASADNIVSGLREAFKDPKTKAVILRINSPGGSPVQSGYIYDEIRRLRAEYPTIKLYAVISDLGASGAYYIASAADQIYADKASLVGSIGVTAAGYGFVGTMEKLGVERRTYTAGEHKAFLDPFQPQKPEETAFWQGVLETTHKQFIASVKQGRGERLKDKEHPELFSGLIWSGEQAMALGLVDGLGSAGYVAREVVGEKELVDFTVEESPFDRFSKRLGASVAEHLAMWMGFQGPSLR
- a CDS encoding nucleoside triphosphate pyrophosphatase, translated to MLPLLLASSSPYRRELLERLRLPFSWASPDIDEHRLDEEPALELVKRLAREKAQALAGSHPGHLIIGSDQVAVLGEQILGKPHTFERACEQLLAASGNHVTFLTGLALLNSATGHCQVDCVPFTVNMRELDLPRIERYLRAEQPYDCAGSFKAEGLGVSLFQSTHGVDATSLIGLPLIRLVDMLQAEGVSLP